The Hypomesus transpacificus isolate Combined female chromosome 6, fHypTra1, whole genome shotgun sequence genomic interval GTGCGTATTCCCGTGGACACCAGCAAGCCAAATCCGAATGAAGTGGAATTTGACAATTTGTACTTGGACATGAATGGGATCATTCACCCGTGTACACATCCTGAAGACAAGTTGGTCATACTTTTTCGCATGTTTTGATGCATGATATTGTATTATGATTGATATACATCTGCTAAAGTAAACATTTACCTCTACAGGCCTGCCCCCAAAAATGAAGATGAAATGATGGTTGCCATTTTTGAGTACATTGATCGTCTTTTCAATATATGTCGACCAAGAAGGGTGCTCTACATGGCTATAGATGGAGTGGTAATTTTTTCCTTTCTTACAACCAATTACAAAAAGTCATGGTGGCAGCTAAATAATTGTGGAATATTTACATTCCATTTacaatttatgcatttagcagacacttttatccaaagcgacttccaaaagagagctttacaaaatatAAGTATAGTCCCAGTTTTAGCTGACATAACTGCTTGTCTTTAAACAGGCCCCCCGAGCCAAAATGAACCAGCAGAGGTCCAGGAGATTCCGGGCGTCCAAGGAAGGGACCGAGTTGGttgaagagaaaaacaaaatgaGAGAGGAGGTCATCCAGAGAGGTGCCTAAATTGGGAACATTTACTCTTAACAACTGCAAAACATTTAAAGCACTTGAAACAAGACCATTAGTGGAATTATGTAAttgatattggccgggtttcccagattcgttaagaagctcttaacgctaagagcttgttaggagcattctaagagcgttctagagcgttcttggAACGcttctaagaagctcttagcgttaagagcttcttaacgaatctgggaaacccggccaatgtcttGATTTTGTGTCTATTTGAATCCTCAATCCAACCTGCTTTTCTGTCCAAAAATGTCTAGGAGGGTATCTTCCACCTGATGAAATAAAGGAGAGGTTTGACAGTAACTGCATCACCCCAGTAAGTCAAATAGTTTGACCcctatttaaatgtatttgaaagcCTCTCTGAAATGCAAAACGccaataataaaaacaaattgtCTCCAAGGGAACAGAATTCATGGACAACCTTGCAAAGTGTCTCAGATACTATGTGGCAGATAGACTCAGTAACGATCCTGGTTGGCGTAACCTTACGGTCAGTATTATGATTTTGTTGGTAGGAAAATATTTAGTCCAGCCACTACTTTGGTTTGGTCCTTATACACATTAGTCACATGATTCATCTTACTATGCAGGGTTTACTGGAGTGCATGGAATCAGAAGTTTTCTTTTCTCTACCTAGGTTGTTTTGTCTGATGCCAGTGTgccaggtgagggggagcacAAGATTATGGACTACAtcaggaggcagagaggtacCAAAACTGAAGTGACACAAGGCTTACTGTGACCATCATGTTAGCCTTTCCTCACTCAAATACTCAGATCAGCCAGAATGTCATTCAACTTTCCTCAACTTTATTtcctttgttttctttctttttagcTCAGCCTCACCATGACCCGAACACCCATCACTGTCTTTGTGGGGCTGACGGTAAGCCGGTGTCTCATCAACTCAATAATATTGGCAAGCTTGAGCCCGTGTGACAACTACAACAATGTagtctgtgtactgtgtgtaagcTGATTGAGACAGTACTGTACTGCATACATGTCTTGCACTGCATGTCCTCCTCGTGTTAACACATTGTTAATCATGACATGTATCATGACTGTTCCTTAGGCCCAGTAGAGGAAACAACCTGAACCCAGTCAAACTCTGAGCTAGTCATTTCTGAGCTAGTCAAAATGCACATTCTCCATCTGTTTTTAAGAATATTAGGATAGTGGGAAAAAATTACAACTATTGTATTGGAAAGGTGTTCTGataataaaaatataaagaTATAAATCCTATAAATTATCAAATTCAACTTGAAATCCAAACGTAATCAATGTGTCTTGTCCACATTCATTTGTGAACAAAACAACCAATCTATCTGTAATTAAGCTAAGTAATGAGCAGATGGTTAGAACGGAGAGTGCTTTGCAGATGAAGGAAGATGACTGGGGCTAGAGAGAGCCAGCCTTTTTTCACTGTTAAGGATGGTTAGGCTGTAGCCTGAAAAACCTTTGGTTACATAAAATGTGCTAGTATACAAACTCAAGTTTTCTTGAACGGCTGTATTTTTATAGACCAATTTGCACCgtacgtcacacgactgtcaagcaggctcaactgcgcatgtaggttgcaaaagacgaacttctcctgggtataatacacttggagtgtcgatcaggtcatcatacatCTCTGTccactggattacagggcttgacattaaccttTTGAGGCACTTGGACGAGTACAtatacgtttcacttgtcaatgcacaaaagtcacttgaccccgatacctttaaatagcctgactaagtgatcgggcaaaactagcctggctaacggaggtcgctatCACAggtaaatgatgaatgaaataggcttggttaaagaaatctgagATGTTGGCTATCTTCAACAGGCTCGTATCTAcgataggcagtcctccctgacgtttctggtgtagaatggagtgaagtacaacattgtgcacactaccAGTGAGcgacgagtctgactgaggctaacgtcaaaataGTGTATCgggattgccagtttaaacaaacaaatcagaaaaataattggaccagctggctaaaagctaAATTCCCATAtttcttgaaagctgccctgctcgattttttagatgtagaattgactgtaaaactgtacaaTTATGAACTTTATGACAtgatgacgtgaagacatggctgccgcttgactatgcggtctgtaccgggcgacatactcaaatttcaagactttcgtgacccaaatctgATGccacagatcaatggggaatcactttctctcttataggctgtcctcctcgacttttttggtatttttaaatataactatttgtatgatctgtgtcgtccttttgccgttttaaatgctatcatttcccggttttctgcagccaaattgcgcgcgcatcccgagtGTTTACAAACAAGAAATTAAACGGCTTGTAATTTatctaaaaaatatatcacTCCTAGGTAAAACAGAAACTTGACTTTAGATTGTAGAcattcaaatgtttgtttttttaatgcaAAGTTGTTTGTCTATTCAAACAACATAAAGATACATTAAGCTTAGATTATCTTGATGGACAGTGGCTGTTGCAACCAAATTTGGATAATAATACAAAACAGAATTTATACTCTACAGTTCAACATCAGTCAAAGAAAAAGGTGTACACTCGAATGTGATTGATATTTTTATTGTGAACTGTTTTGCCAGTTGCAACTCTTCAGGTCTGAATGTGAATGAAGATAGGGATCGGTTTTTCCGCTATCCTAATTGTTCTTGCTTATTAATGCTTGGTTAAAGCATTTAGATTGGCTGCAATTATGTAGCACACAGAACAAAAAGAATGCTGCATTCAGTGGTTTACGCTGCATTTGGTGGACAAAGGAGGAAAAATATTCAGGGTAATTAGATTGAAGTGGAGCTTGATACATTTGCCCCCTAAATGGATGAATTATACCATTGTACATTTGTATTACCAATGCATGTGCATAATAATGTATGTCCGGCCCACGTAGGATTGGTGATGTGAATAGATGGAGCCTGCAAAGCCTTCTCATTGTCTGATAACAATGCACGCGGCGTCCCTGGAAACTGGGCTCCTTTTGGAAAGTTTTCCGTCATGAAATGAGTTGAAATCGATTTGGATGTTGCTTTGTTTGCTCAGCCGATCTTATCATGCTGGGGCTGGCCACACATGAGCCTAACTTCACCATCATCCGAGAGGAGTTCAAGCCCAACAAGCCCAGGCCATGTGCTCTGTGCAACCAGATGGGTCATGAGATCAAAGACTGCCAGGGAGTGGCAAGAGAAAAGCAGGGAGAGGTAAGTGAATGTgttcaaccccccctccccactcctccccgcAAATGGATTTGTATGGCATTCTCCAATTGGACAATAACCAATTCTGTGGATGTTTCTCCAGCATGATCAGTTTGCAGACTCTGTGCCGGCTTCAGAACAAGAATTCATATTCATAAGACTCTCTGTATTGCGTGAGGTATGTGAagacttttaaaataataaatcaaataaatagTTTTCAAGTGAAAGACATTGCGTGTACTATATTGAATAGGACCTTTTCTATCTGATAACTGTGGCATTGAAAGAAATACGAATCCTCCTTCTCAATCTTCAATTGATGTATTAGATGTTTGTGGGTTTGATATTTATCAAGGCCTCCTTGCTTTTCTGTAGTATCTGGAAAGGGAGCTGACAATGGCGAGTCTACCCTTTCCCTTTGACTTTGAGAGGAGTGTTGACGATTGGGTCTTCATGTGTTTCTTTGTGGGAAACGATTTCCTGCCTCATTTGCCGTCGTTAGAAATAAGGTGAGCCAGCCGACAAATCCATTACAGCAAAGCGTTCATCGGCTTCATGACATTTCAAAGGTCTCGACttgattttctttgttttcagagAGGGTGCCATAGATCGGCTGGTGGGCATCTACAAGGATGTTGTCCACAAGACCGGAGTGAGTATATCAGTAGTGCTTGTATATTTCAAAGCCAGGCTTCAGTTGGACCTTCTTGCCTGAATGCTTCCTGCGTTTTCTCCCATGTCGCCACGCTCCCTCTGTGGTTTCCTCACAGGGCTACCTGACGGAGAATGGCTTTGTCAACCTGGAACGAGTCGAACTGATCATGCAAGCAGTGGGTGTGGCCGAGGACAACATCTTCAAGAAACGCAAAGATGATGATGTAAGTTTGCAGGATGAACAGTGGCTTTAGCAGCCTATTTGGTCTCTTCAGTAGGTCATATTTTGCTGTGGCTGCACAGGTAGATGGGAGATTGCCCATTTGGGTTGCATGAACAGCTGCAATGTAGGCATCTGATTAAAATTGCTCTCTGGGCGAGGTATTTGCCATTGATACTCAACTATAATTTGGTCTAGTTTAAGGGACGGCAATTTTAGGAATTCAACGACAGTGAATAGCCATTTTCTATTGCTCTTGTAGTCAGCTGCACTGTTTGTTCACATAATTGGGTTTGTCTTGTAGGAGGGCTTCAAAAGAAGaatgaaggagaagaaaaagagaatgaAAGTAAGTGATACAGATGTGTCCATTTGAATTGAAGTCCTCTCTGTTTCGTGTCATGTGATACCAAATTTAATTTGGATTTGTTTTGACAAAATGCTTTGAAATGACTGccttggaaaaaaaagaaagaaaatgcttcTTTTGGTTTCCGTGGGTTTCACAGCGTCTGGCTTTGTGTTTCCTAGGCCCAGCAGGCCCCATCCTACCTGACCTCTGGTCAGTTTGCCCCTCAGGCCCTGGGTGGGAGAGGCCGACCCCAACATGTGGAGAATGCTCGGCAGCAGGCCTTCGACATGAGGATGCAGTCCAGAGAGCAGCACAACAAGGTACGCAGCCTGGAGCCTGGAAATTGTGCTTTAAGTTCATATTGAACCTAGTTCCCTAATCAGAACCCGGAGCCATTTGGTTCCAGAACATGAGAATGAGGAGTGTAACAACACGTCAAGGTTCTGATATCATTTTATTCAGGATGCAGCGCAATCCCTGAAGGCCATGATGAAGAATGGTGGGAAGGTAGGTGTTCTGAACTTAACTGACCTACATTTCTACCATCtagactttacatttacattacatttagtagacgctcttatccagagcgacttacagtaagtacagggacattccccccgaggcaagtaggatgaagtgccttgcccaaggacacaatgtcatttggcatggcgggcaatcgatccggcaaccttttgtttactagcccgactccctcaccgccaTCTGACTCTTTACTGCTTGTGTGCAAACATTACAGCCGAACCTCTTGAACCATACAGCATGGTTAAAGGTATTCTGTATTATTTCAGTTGATTTATTTCATTGATTTAAAATCCGTCATGGCAAGGGTCAGATGTGTTGTAAGAAACTGTTACAGTGCTTGTATTCACTCGCGCTTTGCTTCGTAAATGCATGAATGAACAATGTCCAAGCAGCTATTTTGCACACGAATAAGAACTTCACAAAATAAGCATGTTTAAGAGAAGGTCTCCCATTGCGCAGAAcagcttgttgtatttcctTATGCTTGGGTGATTTCTTTTTGCCATTAAAGGACATGTCCTTCCCTGGTAAGGTCTTCTATAATACTCTGCAATATTCAAATACAAAAGCTAGTTTGTGTCCCAAGGTTTCACATAAGTAGTGTGTGAACAAAGTGAATAAATGCagatgaataaatgtaatgtaacataaAAACGAGAAATGGTCTCTTCTAAAGGTGCCCGGTTAACGACTTTCAAGTTTTGTaatctccccatccctcctgtCGTCCAGAGCTCTGCAGGGCCCAGTGACGCGGCGGACGGCCGAGGCCTGAAGAGGAAAGCCGAGGACAGCGACAGCGAGCCCGAGCCTGAAGACAACGTCAGGTAAACCGGGGCACGAGCGATCCAGCCAGAACTGCATCCAATCCAGGATGAGGCTCTGATTTATGCCTCAACACTTGCAACATAGGCTCTTCGGGTTTTCCTCTGTGGCCTCCCTGTTCTCatcaataaccccccccccccctcccccccttcatcacacacacacacacgcaccttccTGCAAGTCATTAATATGGAAAGGAGGAATATTCTCATAAATTCCTCTGTGATGTGCCTGCCAAAGCTGTTAAATCCATTGGGCTAAATTGGTATTCATGGAGGCTTTCCGGTTACAAGTCGTCGCTCCCAGTGGGCCAGAGTGGAGGATCGGCTAGACAGATGCTGTTCATCCTTGATTATGTGCAGAATGGCATACCAATCTACTTGTATGTCGGAACCATTAAACTACTCCAAAGGGTGCAAAGTTTCCCTGCATGTCTACACGGATGCGACTACGGTGGTCGAAGCAGGCTGATGGAATTCAATGCTGCATGGAAGACAGTGTCGAGCGCATTGTTTGCATTAAGCCTGAATAACTACAGTTGCTGCAACTATGGTTGAATTGTTACCCGAGTCAATCGCGTTCGATGAAAAACTTTTAGACGGGGCGATAATGGAACCCTGCTGGTATAGCCAGAGTTTTGTGTCGCGTTCTTCTCACGATGTGCTCTGGCAGGTTGTGGGAGGATGGCTGGAAGCAGAGATACTACAAGACCAAGTTTGACGTCGACGCCACCGACGAGGACTTCAAGCGCAAGGTTGTCCGGTCCTATGTGGAGGGCCTGTGCTGGGTCCTGAGGTACTACTACCAGGTACAGAACACGCCAAAGGCCTTTttacacacacgcgctcaccCACGAGACGAACCAGCTGTTCTGAAATCATTTTGCGTGGCACACCGTTAATTTTTTTTAAGGGAGAACCAGCCAACAGTGTCACGGTGTGGGAACATACCTTGGAGCTGTTTATTTAGGACGGGAtcaagctgccctcctctagtTTGTTTGCTTTGCCATCGGGAGCCCCAAACGCACCATGTATTACTTTGTACGTCGGTTGATAATGCAGATCTTGATCTTTAACTTAAAATTCAATAATTAGGCGTGGGTTCTCTTCAGAAGATCCTTGTCTGATTAGGCAGGAGCTAGGGGGATTTGTCAGCGGTAATTGTGCGCTCTGTGGATGCGGGGCTCTTGTGTTGACACCACATGCTCAGCCATCGAGGGCCGTCCCCCGGGGGGGGATTCTGAGTGTATTCATTACCaagcattccccccccccccccatggatgTGGACGTGTCTGTTCTTTTCTGCCACACATTCAGGGGCTTGCCAACAGCGGACCTGTGCTGTGAACGTGCACATGCATCGCCAAATGTTCAAAGGCCAAGGCAGCTCGTTTGGCAGGTGCCAAATTAGGAAGCCAAAACAAATCGAaccatttgtttatttatttagttctgtctcactttttttttttttgcatgtcaTAGGAGTACCCTGCTTTTTTTGTCAGTACCACAAgaaagcatatatatatatatatatatattatatttattttttattaattcaTAGGGATTCAATTGTGGTATGGCTGTGGTGAATGTTGATCTATTAGTTGTGATTTTGGGGTTCACAGTCTAGGTGGAAAGCCACAACTTGTTATTTGAATTATTGTCTATTTGACATAGAAATGTTGGCATTGAAATAGGAGTACCCAATGTGTGCAGGGATTGTAGAATGGATTGGAGACCTAATTTTCAGAGAGAAATTCCTGCTAGCAAGGCAGTGAAGGTCATCCATGGGTATGCCTTTGAAAAGCTAATTCTGTAGCAGAGAAGTTTCTTATCTCATCTTATCTTCCAAGGCTGGATTTGCAGGGTTTATATTATCTTCAACGTGAGTATACTTTAGGGATGGGGTGAAATTAATTTCTGTATCCATTTTGTTACTGTTATAAGGGTGAAGAGGTACTAAGCAGGTTGGCCCTTTGTGGGTGTTTTGGAAATGACTGAAATCTCATGAATCCAGCTCAACCCATTGCTAAATAAACTTCAGTAGCGATATAAATCCCTTACCACTTCAGAAAAAGaattcaaattttttttttctcttctgtgCACTTTTTCAAGCAAATCGGCAAAGAGTTGGGGGTTGTTGTTTGTGTCATTGCTGTGGGAAACTCATGTTTGTTTGCTGATTGACAGGGGTGTGCCTCCTGGAAGTGGTACTTTCCTTTCCACTATGCTCCGTTTGCATCCGACTTCAAAGACATCAAAGGCCTGTTCACCGAGTTCGAGGTTGGGACCAAGCCGGTAAGAATGGACAGAAGGCTACTTTTTCACTTGTCTTGTTCGCGTTCTTTCCCGCTCTCGTGGAATTCTTCAGCCCAGTCCTTTCCTCGCACGACTAAGCCTgttttgtgctgtgtgtgtgtggttacatCTGGGTAGTTCAAGCCCCTGGAGCAGCTGATGGGTGTTTTTCCTGCCGCCAGTGGAAACTTCCTGCCAGAGACCTGGCGTACGCTCATGAGCAACCCAGTAAGTTACAGTGAGAACATCAGTCACAACTAGTACAGTTTCTTCAATAAACACATTAGGCTACTTTGGCCTTGTGAAATTGCCAGTTTAACTTAAACAAAACAATGTGGTAAGTTCTCTCTCAGTCAACGTTCTGCCCGTTTCAACAGGACTCTTCCATTATTGATTTCTATCCTGACGACTTTGCGATCGATCTGAATGGAAAGAAGTATGCCTGGCAGGGTGAGTCTTCACTTACTACAATAATCCAAATGCCTCGTGCCTGTGGTCGtctgacattacatttacatttagtgatttagcagacgcccttatccagagcgacttacagtaagtacagggacattccccccgaggcaagtagggtgaagtgccttgcccaaggacacaaggagGGACTACCCCCAAAAAGGGGACAGAAATCGAGTAGAAAAAGCCAAATGAAAGCTGATGGCCTGCCTTCACCGCATTGTCATTGGATCACTTCCAATCCAGCGGGGTATTGCAGAGCCAAAGAACATGACCACCATGTCACTATCCAAATACTGTTactagtgcagtgcctgtgatgcagctggtgatttaAGATGTCCATTACCGTAGTTTGTCAGTTGTTTATAGAACtttgtgcacacacaaaaaaagcgaAGTGTTTCACAGTTCGATTAGAAATACTACTGAGCATCCACATACATTGTCAATAAATGTGTTATTTCATTAACATAACCACATTTGCTGAGCTATACTGAAAATCCACTTTACACTACATTGAGTATCCACTTCATATTATCTTGCTattagttagctagctggcaTGTTGCGGCACTCTACGTCCTTAGGTCTTGATCAAGACGCTGGCCAATTTTCTACTTCATACCTTCAGAGAACCTCTGGGGTTTGAAGATAATCGAGCTACAAAAACGTGGAACGCACAGATTCCCCTATAACTATAGTTGGATAACCTCAGGTGgtctgtgttgtgtctctgAAGGTGTGGCTCTGTTGCCCTTTGTGGACGAGCGCAGGCTGAGGGCGGCTTTGGATGACGTGTACCCTGACCTCTCCTCTGAGGAAGGTGAGTGTAACACACAGCTTCCACTCAGCCTTTCTAAGAAAAACACTTCTACTCTGTCCATTTCATCTATAGGTGGAATAGGAATTACACATGACCTTGGCATTCAGAACAGTTAATATATTCAGTTTGTGAAAAATAGAGCTACGTATCATGTCTGTTGAATGAATAAGTATGTGAAACGTGGGGGTTTCTTCAGAAAAAAGGAACAGTCTGGGAAGCGATGTGCTGTTTGTGGGCAAGTCCCACGCTCTCTGCGACTTCATCCAGGAGCTGTATCTTACCAAATGTCACCAGGTAGGCAGAGCTTCTTGTTATTTGTATGGGATTGGACCACCTTACAGTCCAAATGTTACAGATGGCTCAGACTCTATCTCTGATCTCTAGGGAACTGAGATGCCTGCAGAGCTATGCCATGGAATCCAAGGGACACTAAGTCTTGATGAAGAGCCTATTCTACCAGATGAGTAAGCAAGATCTGCTTCATTACCACATGTTATGATTTCAGAGTACATTCTTATTTTGCTAGTACTCCATCCCTTGAGAAAGTAACAgtttcttccttttctctcatAGGCCAGTGGAGTCTCCAATCCCTACGCTCCGAGACATTGCACAGAACAGTGCGATAGGGTACGGATTCtctttttgtaattttttttatttttgtaaccTCCTTAGATTCTGCCACTGATCTCAGGTGGACAGGAGGACACGCAAGCAGCTGCTATGACAATGAGCTTTATGTGCTGGTGAATATTTGTTTACCCGTTCCCGCTAACAACATAATGAACGTTTGAAGGTGCACTTGAACCCCTAACCTCATACCGCCGCTCAGACGACTGAGCTTCCTGGAAGTCGCTACCTGAGGGCCCCAGTCAGCAGCTGTTGGAGTGCTCGCTCTCCAACTTCACATTTCacctgttttttgttgtttttttgttgctgcATGCGATGGATCTCCTCCATAGGATGAATTTATAGTGGAGTAGGTGAATGACATTGGAAGGTTTGACCTCAATGGAAGCAAGGTTTTGAGGCTGTGCACCTGTCACTCTGGACTCCTTGTGACGTGTCTATTGCTTTTCAGGGTCCAGtttcaaggggggggggggggggttgatcaAAATTAATTGATATAATTTGTATGGTTTGCTGTGACTTGTCAAATCAGAAAGGGCTCCTGTCATCCTTGTCGCTAGATGGTGTCAGTACGTCATATTAGTGCAGATTTTGGTAAATATAAAATGAGTCATGGTGTGACGATAGTAATGTTAATCGATGGTTTTCTTTACAGAATAAAGTATGTGGATCCCCAGTATGCAGAGGGCTTTGTGTTCAAGGCAGTTGTTCTTCCTGGGGCCAAGTAAGTTAACATAATTCATTTTTACTGTGAGTTTTGCACATTAGTTTACATTGTGTAGACTACTGCACGTAGTCTTAAAAAATATGTTTGCCATACCATCAGAAGAGTATGTTTAGTGTAAAACATGCATCTTCTTTTTTAAATGCTAAGGTAATTAATGCATGGTAACGCATATTATCCTTGATGTGTATAGAATAATATAATGGGTTTAATACAGGGAGGCCACAGTCCCTTATTTTGACCATTCTTCGGACCATTCTTCTCAGGCTCCCTAACAAGGTGCTTAAGCCCGGGGACTGGGAGAGGGGCAA includes:
- the xrn2 gene encoding 5'-3' exoribonuclease 2 isoform X1, with protein sequence MGVPAFFRWLSRKYASIIVHSVEERSKECNGVRIPVDTSKPNPNEVEFDNLYLDMNGIIHPCTHPEDKPAPKNEDEMMVAIFEYIDRLFNICRPRRVLYMAIDGVAPRAKMNQQRSRRFRASKEGTELVEEKNKMREEVIQRGGYLPPDEIKERFDSNCITPGTEFMDNLAKCLRYYVADRLSNDPGWRNLTVVLSDASVPGEGEHKIMDYIRRQRAQPHHDPNTHHCLCGADADLIMLGLATHEPNFTIIREEFKPNKPRPCALCNQMGHEIKDCQGVAREKQGEHDQFADSVPASEQEFIFIRLSVLREYLERELTMASLPFPFDFERSVDDWVFMCFFVGNDFLPHLPSLEIREGAIDRLVGIYKDVVHKTGGYLTENGFVNLERVELIMQAVGVAEDNIFKKRKDDDEGFKRRMKEKKKRMKAQQAPSYLTSGQFAPQALGGRGRPQHVENARQQAFDMRMQSREQHNKDAAQSLKAMMKNGGKSSAGPSDAADGRGLKRKAEDSDSEPEPEDNVRLWEDGWKQRYYKTKFDVDATDEDFKRKVVRSYVEGLCWVLRYYYQGCASWKWYFPFHYAPFASDFKDIKGLFTEFEVGTKPFKPLEQLMGVFPAASGNFLPETWRTLMSNPDSSIIDFYPDDFAIDLNGKKYAWQGVALLPFVDERRLRAALDDVYPDLSSEEEKRNSLGSDVLFVGKSHALCDFIQELYLTKCHQGTEMPAELCHGIQGTLSLDEEPILPDEPVESPIPTLRDIAQNSAIGIKYVDPQYAEGFVFKAVVLPGAKLPNKVLKPGDWERGNRGPWRPQLGFNPNRQQTHLDQSAFRALGHSMNRGGQYSNAPPPGNYNRGNYRPQHSGGHPPSFPHSRQQGILGAPPPYNPQQYPRQQYGGQGWDRSMQSQGAAYQQNMARGRGGGAGNYQQRYDDRRDDRRDNRPPQGYNSGQGYPPPPPARRYDWN
- the xrn2 gene encoding 5'-3' exoribonuclease 2 isoform X2, which produces MGVPAFFRWLSRKYASIIVHSVEERSKECNGVRIPVDTSKPNPNEVEFDNLYLDMNGIIHPCTHPEDKPAPKNEDEMMVAIFEYIDRLFNICRPRRVLYMAIDGVAPRAKMNQQRSRRFRASKEGTELVEEKNKMREEVIQRGGYLPPDEIKERFDSNCITPGTEFMDNLAKCLRYYVADRLSNDPGWRNLTVVLSDASVPGEGEHKIMDYIRRQRAQPHHDPNTHHCLCGADADLIMLGLATHEPNFTIIREEFKPNKPRPCALCNQMGHEIKDCQGVAREKQGEHDQFADSVPASEQEFIFIRLSVLREYLERELTMASLPFPFDFERSVDDWVFMCFFVGNDFLPHLPSLEIREGAIDRLVGIYKDVVHKTGGYLTENGFVNLERVELIMQAVGVAEDNIFKKRKDDDEGFKRRMKEKKKRMKAQQAPSYLTSGQFAPQALGGRGRPQHVENARQQAFDMRMQSREQHNKSSAGPSDAADGRGLKRKAEDSDSEPEPEDNVRLWEDGWKQRYYKTKFDVDATDEDFKRKVVRSYVEGLCWVLRYYYQGCASWKWYFPFHYAPFASDFKDIKGLFTEFEVGTKPFKPLEQLMGVFPAASGNFLPETWRTLMSNPDSSIIDFYPDDFAIDLNGKKYAWQGVALLPFVDERRLRAALDDVYPDLSSEEEKRNSLGSDVLFVGKSHALCDFIQELYLTKCHQGTEMPAELCHGIQGTLSLDEEPILPDEPVESPIPTLRDIAQNSAIGIKYVDPQYAEGFVFKAVVLPGAKLPNKVLKPGDWERGNRGPWRPQLGFNPNRQQTHLDQSAFRALGHSMNRGGQYSNAPPPGNYNRGNYRPQHSGGHPPSFPHSRQQGILGAPPPYNPQQYPRQQYGGQGWDRSMQSQGAAYQQNMARGRGGGAGNYQQRYDDRRDDRRDNRPPQGYNSGQGYPPPPPARRYDWN